The following proteins are encoded in a genomic region of Neomicrococcus aestuarii:
- a CDS encoding flavin reductase family protein: protein MTASVESTTVTTGSGTISHDVGAQSLRQAFSRFPSGVAALCAIVNGEPQGIVASSFTVGVSLEPPLVMFAVQNSSRTWPIVRGAERIGVSILGESHEGVCRQIASRNGDRFAGLNLASTDDGALFLEDAALWLDCTVESEFPAGDHQVVLLRVHGHESHGDANEPLVFHGSAFRTLKDNALV from the coding sequence ATGACCGCCAGCGTAGAGAGCACCACCGTTACCACCGGTAGCGGCACCATTTCTCATGATGTGGGAGCTCAGTCCCTCCGTCAGGCATTTTCACGTTTCCCATCAGGCGTTGCCGCGTTGTGCGCAATCGTCAACGGGGAACCTCAGGGAATCGTGGCCTCTTCCTTCACGGTTGGCGTTTCCCTTGAGCCACCACTGGTGATGTTCGCAGTACAAAATTCGTCCCGCACGTGGCCAATCGTCCGCGGCGCAGAGCGCATTGGCGTATCCATCCTTGGCGAGAGCCACGAAGGTGTCTGCCGCCAGATCGCATCCCGCAATGGCGATCGCTTCGCTGGCCTCAACCTTGCATCCACTGATGACGGAGCCTTGTTCCTTGAGGACGCAGCACTATGGCTGGACTGCACCGTTGAGTCCGAGTTCCCTGCAGGGGACCACCAGGTGGTGCTCTTGCGCGTTCACGGCCACGAATCCCACGGCGACGCTAACGAACCACTGGTTTTCCATGGCTCGGCCTTCCGCACGCTCAAGGACAACGCGCTCGTCTAA